The segment GAAGCCCAGGAGGGCAAGGAAGCCGAAGCGCACATCGCGGCGATCATGGCCGTGCTCGTCGCCCACCGCCAGACTCAGGAGGCTTCCCAGATCGTCCGCCGCGGAGAGCGGGACGCCAGCAACTGGAAGTGGGTCGGACGTTGGGAGAGGATGCAGCGTTGAGCTCGGCACCGGCATTGAAGATCACGATCGACCACCCGCAGCCGAGACCGGAGGCTTGATGAAATATTTCGCAACCATCGAAGACCAGAATTTTGAAATCGAGATCAGCAGCGATCGCGAATTGATCGCCGATGGTGTACGACTGTCGGTGGATTTTCAGTCGGTGATGGGCCGTCCGGTGTACTCCTTGCTGCTCAACGGTCGTTCCTACGAAGCCTACGTCTATCCAACGGAGAGCGGCATGGAAGTACTCCTGCAGGGCGACCTCCATCAAGTCGACATCGAAGACGAGCGGCAGCGGCGCCTGCGCAAGGCGTCGACCTCGGTGAAGGTCCAGAGTGGAGAATTTCAACTCAAAGCGCCGATGCCGGGGCTGGTCATCAGTGTGCCCATCGAAGAGGGACAGGAAATCGAGGAAGGCCAGAATCTCATCGTTCTCGAATCGATGAAAATGCAGAACGAACTCAAGTCACCGTGCACCGGGACGGTCACGCGCATCCGCGTCGAGCCAGGGGACAGCGTGGAGAAAAATGAGGTCCTGGTGATTCTCGGCTGATGAAATTGTCCACGCAGAAACACCCGCCCTGCGAGCCATGGAAGGTTTCCGTACAATCCCACGGTCGAAAGCCAACGATGAACCACAATACGACGATTGGAACGATTCTGTGTCCGGCGTAAAGGTAGAAATCGAAGCAAAATTTTACCTGCCAAGCCTCGACGACATCCGCGAGGCGATCGAGGCATTGGATGGACACTTGTGTTCAGCGCGCGTCCTCGAACGCAACCTGCGCTTCGACACTGCGAACCGGACCCTGTCCTCCAATCACTCACTGCTGCGCCTGCGTCAGGACCGCTCTGCACTGCTCACCTTCAAACATGCCGTGAGCGTCGAGGAACGCACGGAAATCGAAGTCGGCGTCGAGGATTTCGACACGACCCGGGCGCTGCTCGAGAGGCTGGGCTATGAAGTCTACTTTATTTACGAAAAATATCGGGAAACCTACGCACTCGGACCCTGCAGCATCATGCTCGACGAGCTGCCCTTTGGGCATTTCATCGAGATTGAGGGAAATTCGCTCGACGAGGTGAAAAAGACGGCTGCGAAACTCAACCTGCCGTGGAAGAAGCGGGTGAGGATGAACTACCTTTCTCTGTTTCACTCGCTCAAGCAAAAGCTGCAACTGCGTTTTCGCGATGCAACCTTCGATAATTTCTCCAGGTTGCCGGCGGTCCAGCCCGATGACCTGGATTTGAAATACGCACAATAATACAAGGAAATCGCAATGACAAAGTCTGTCGAAGAATCGTTGGAAGAATGGCAAGAAAACACGCTCCGTCCCACGTTGGAACGCTATCCGGAACGCAAGGATCGCTTCGAAACTTCTTCGGGGATTCCCCTCGAACGTTTTTACACTGAATCCCTGAGCGAAGCGGATTACCTGCAGAAGCTGGGATTTCCGGGCGATTATCCCTATACCCGCGGCGTGCAACCCACCATGTACCGCGGCCGGTTGTGGACCATGCGGCAGTACGCCGGGTACGCCAGCGCAGAGGAAACCAACCGGCGCTTCCGTTACCTGCTGGAACAGGGCCAGACCGGCCTATCGATCGCCTTCGACCTGCCCACGCAAATCGGCTACGACGCGGACGATCCCATCGCCTCCGGCGAGGTCGGCAAAGTGGGGGTTTCGATTTCCTGCCTGGACGACATGGAGCAATTGTTCGCCGAAATCCCGCTCGACAAAGTATCCACCAGCATGACCATCAACGCCCCGGCGACGATCCTGCTGGCGATGTACATCGCCATCGCCAAACGCCAGGGAGTCGATATTGCCAGCCTGCGGGGAACCGTACAGAACGACATTCTCAAGGAGTACGTCGCCCGGGGAACGTACATCTTCCCGCCGGGTCCCTCGATGCGCCTGATTACCGACGTGTTCCGCTACTGCCGCGAAGACGTACCGCGTTGGAACACGATCTCCATCTCCGGCTATCACATTCGCGAGGCAGGTTCGACGGCCGTTCAGGAACTGGCCTTCACGCTCGCTAACGCTATCGCCTACGTGCAGGCAGCGCTGGATGCCGGGCTAGAAATCGATGAATTCGCCCCGCGTCTTACCTTCTTCTTCAACGCCCACAATCAGTTTTTGGAGGAAATCGCCAAATTCCGCGCCGCACGGCGCCTGTGGGCGCGCATCATGCGCGAGCGCTTCAAAGCGGAAAACCCGCGCTCCTGGTGCCTGCGCTTCC is part of the Anaerolineales bacterium genome and harbors:
- a CDS encoding biotin/lipoyl-binding protein, coding for MKYFATIEDQNFEIEISSDRELIADGVRLSVDFQSVMGRPVYSLLLNGRSYEAYVYPTESGMEVLLQGDLHQVDIEDERQRRLRKASTSVKVQSGEFQLKAPMPGLVISVPIEEGQEIEEGQNLIVLESMKMQNELKSPCTGTVTRIRVEPGDSVEKNEVLVILG
- a CDS encoding class IV adenylate cyclase encodes the protein MSGVKVEIEAKFYLPSLDDIREAIEALDGHLCSARVLERNLRFDTANRTLSSNHSLLRLRQDRSALLTFKHAVSVEERTEIEVGVEDFDTTRALLERLGYEVYFIYEKYRETYALGPCSIMLDELPFGHFIEIEGNSLDEVKKTAAKLNLPWKKRVRMNYLSLFHSLKQKLQLRFRDATFDNFSRLPAVQPDDLDLKYAQ
- a CDS encoding methylmalonyl-CoA mutase family protein; translated protein: MTKSVEESLEEWQENTLRPTLERYPERKDRFETSSGIPLERFYTESLSEADYLQKLGFPGDYPYTRGVQPTMYRGRLWTMRQYAGYASAEETNRRFRYLLEQGQTGLSIAFDLPTQIGYDADDPIASGEVGKVGVSISCLDDMEQLFAEIPLDKVSTSMTINAPATILLAMYIAIAKRQGVDIASLRGTVQNDILKEYVARGTYIFPPGPSMRLITDVFRYCREDVPRWNTISISGYHIREAGSTAVQELAFTLANAIAYVQAALDAGLEIDEFAPRLTFFFNAHNQFLEEIAKFRAARRLWARIMRERFKAENPRSWCLRFHTQTAGCTLTAQQPHNNVVRVTLQALSAVLGGTQSLHTNSMDEALSLPTEQAVQVALRTQQIIAHESGVSDSIDPLAGSYLIEHLTDEIESGVMDYIRKIDDLGGALAAIEQGYIQREIQDAAYRTQREIELGESVVVGVNKYETDEALDMARLVVDPAIETAQRERLAAVRQRRDAARAAELLDRLEAIAVGEENLMPHLIECVEADLTLGEICGRLRQVWGEYRPPTGI